The stretch of DNA GCCATCCCATTCTCTTCGGGAAGATCAAAAGGAAAATATATGCCAAAATCACTGGTTTTAACATACCCAAACTTAGGATAATAATTTTCGTGACCGATTAAAATAACCGATTGATATCCCAATTCTTTTGCAACCGTATGGCCGTGATTGATTAACTGACTTCCGATTCCTTTACCCTGATATTCCGGTTGTACAGAAACCGGGGCCAAAGCTAAGGATGTAAAGGTTTCTAAACCATTTTTAATATTAAGTTTTGTAAATAAAATATGGCCAACAACTTCATCATTGATCTCTGCAACAATTGATAACTCCGGAATGAAAGCTTCAGATTTCCTTAGCTTTTCCAATAAAAATTGTTCCTGATGGTCACTGTGTTCAGCATCTTTAAATGCCTGTTCCACAACTTTGAAAACTTGTGGATAATCCGTTTCACGTTCTTGTCTTAAAATCATTATTTTGAATCGTATTTTTCACGTTTTAATTCATACCAGAAGCACAGTCCGTCCGGTTCTTCAAATTCTCCTGTTTTTTCAAATCCTAATTTCCTCAGAATATGATTGGAACCGTCATTTTCACAATGAGCACATGCATAAATAGTTTTTGCATGGAGATCATTAAATCCGAAATCCAGAGAAGCCTTTGCAGACTCTACGGCATAACCCTTGCCCCAAAATTCAGGAATGAAGCGATAGCCTAATTCGTATACATTTTTATAGCCATTTATTTCTTTTGTGAGTAGTTTTAATCCACTCCAGCCAATTAATAATCCACTTTCCTTCTCAACAACCGCAAGTCTACCAAGCCCATTATCTTTATATTGCTGCTGAATCATTTTGATCATTTTTTCAGATTCTTTGATATCTTTTGCTGGAGGACTACCTACATATTTGACTACTTCGGGGTTAGAATCGAGAAGAAAAAGCCGTTCAGTATCATTCTCGTCCAGTTCTCTTAAAATTAATCTTTCAGTTTCCAGTTGCATGAGTAGTTTTTTTAAGTTAATATATTCTAAAAAACAGAAATAGCCTGAGATAATGAAAAAGTAAACATATTGTAACAAACAAGCGTTTATTTTATTTTTCATTATAACATTATGTTTAAATCCGTATTTTCGTACACTTAAATTTCATGTAAAAATAATGAAGATTTTTAGAACTATTGCGCTTTCTTCAATTTTAGTTTTGGGTCTGTATTCTTGTAAAAAAGAATCTCAGAACCCTTGGAAAATTGAATTGAAAGAACCCGTAGAAAAAATTGAGCTGACTGATATTTCCAAACAATTTTATGATCAGGCTATTCCTTTAAGCCAGTTTAAAACTGAATTTCCATGGTTTCAGGGAACAGTTTCTGATTCAGATTTCGCAAAAAGAAGAACAGATACTGAGGAAATAAAGATCTATAAGGAAGCGATTTCTAAGATAGATGGGCAAAAGCTTCAAAAAGAGCTTCAAGAGTTATTTGCACGCATCAAGTATTATTTTCCTAAATTCAAAAGACCCAAAGTATATTTATTTTCATCTGCCTTACAGATGATCCAGGATCCTATTTTTTATGATGAGAAAGGGAATCTTTTATTTATCGATATAACAGGATTTATGGGGGATAAAAATCCTAATTATAAGGGATTGGAATTGTATTTTCAAAAATCGATGAATCCTAATAATATTGTTCCTAAAGTGTCCAGGATGTTTGCAGAGAACATTGTTCCTTTTTCTGCAGATCATCAAAAGTTTATTGATCAGCTGATGTTTAATGGAAAAGTGATGATTCTTCAGGATGCATTTTTACCTGATACTCCGGATTATCTGAAAATAAATTATACGAAACAACAGTATGACTGGGCAGCAGCTAATGAGGCCAATATCTGGAATTATTTTGTTGAAAGTAATTTGATATTTGGTGATGATCCAAGATTGGTAGAACGATTTATTGCTCCCGGACCGTTTTCTAAATTCTACACAGAAATCGATAATGAATCTTCTCCCCAGATAGGAATTTTTACTGGATGGCAAGTGTGTAAAAAATATCTGCAAGAGAAGCCTGAAAAAAAGCTTACTGATTTCCTGAAAATGGATGCTACGGAAATTTTTAACCAGTCTGGTTATAAGCCGAGTGTAACAAAATAGATGTTCCTTCAACTTATATAGGACCTTCTGCATTTGCAAAAGGTCTTTTTTGTTGTATACATTTTAATGTAAGAGGTTTGGAAAATTTAACCTTCATATTCCATTTCCTGACGAAGATAACTTCGTAGAAATTTTAGATAAGCTCAAGAAGTATTAACTTTGTGAAAAATTTAAAATTGATATGAGAAAGACTCAGATAACGATAGACGTTGAATTAGATGAAAACCATATTCCGGAAACCATTACGTGGAATGCTCAGGATGGAGGAATTGAAAAAGAAGAAACTAAGGCAACGATGATTTCTGTTTGGGATGAAAAAGCAATGGAGGCTTTAAGAATCGATCTTTGGACGAAAGAAATGCCGGTTGATCAGATGAAAATGTTTATTCACCAGATCTTGGTTTCGTTAGGAAATACCTATCAGAGAGCAACAGGAGAAGAAGACGTGGCACAATGGATCGAGCAAATGGCAGAAGAATTTGCTGTAAAATCTGCAATAAAAATGTAATAAAATAATATAACAATGTATCAGTATAACAATGTAACAATTAAAAAACATTGGTAAACTGATACATTGTTATATTGGTAAATTATAAAATATTATGAATTTTAATACGAAAGTTATACATGGCGGACAACATCATGAGTCCGCAACAGGTTCTGTAAATGTTCCGGTATTTTTAACATCTACTTTTGCACAAAAAAGTCCGGGCGTACACTCCGGATACGAATATTCAAGAGCTGCTAACCCTACAAGACAAGCGTTGGAAGACTCGTTGGCAAGTATTGAAAACGGAGCAAGAGGGCTTGCTTTCGGTTCAGGTCTTGCTGCCATCGATTGTGTTTTAAAATTATTAAACCCGGGTGATGAGGTGATTGCTGTAGATGATCTTTACGGAGGTACTTACAGAATGTTTACCAGACTTTTCGAAAAATATCAGCTGAAATTTACGTTTGTTAACTTTGATGATGTTTCAAAAATTGCTGATGTTATTACTGATAAAACAAAGCTGATTTGGGTAGAAACACCAACAAACCCATTGATGAAACTGGTTGATATTAAGGCTGTTGTTGATATTGCTAAAGGAAAAGATATTTTAGTAGCAGTAGATAATACTTTTGCTACACCTTATATCCAAAGACCGATCGATTTAGGAGCTGATATCGTTATGCATTCTGCTACAAAATACCTGGGAGGACATTCTGATGTTATTGCAGGTGCACTTGTTGCTAAAGATGCCGAATTAGGAGAAAAACTTCACTTTATACAATTTGCTAGTGGTGGTATTTTAGGACCACATGACTCTTATCTAGTATTAAGAGGAATCAAAACATTAGCATTGAGAATGCAAAGACATTCTGATAATGGTCTTGCCGTTGCAAAATATCTTGAAACTCATCCGGCTGTTGATAAAGTGATCTATCCAGGATTGGAATCTCATCCACAATATGAATTGGCAAAATCTCAAATGAAGGAATCGGGAGGAATGGTTTCATTTACTTTTAAATCTGGAAAAAAAGAAGATGCCATTAAGTTCTTAGAAAAAGTAAAAGTTTTCACATTGGCAGAATCTTTAGGTGGGGTAGAATCTTTAGCGAATCATCCTGCTTTGATGACTCATGCTTCTATTCCTGCTGAAAAACGTGCTGAACTAGGAATTACCGATGATTTGGTTCGTTTAAGTGTTGGAATTGAAGACGCAGAAGATCTTATCGCAGATCTGGAAAGAGCATTTTCTTAATTCAGATTAATAAATATAAAATAATGAGAAGGGCTAGCATTATATTTTTCCTGGGCATTTTTAGTCAGACGTTGTATTCACAGGTTAAAACGACGGATGAATTGTACCAGACAGCTAAAAAGCTGGACAGCCTGGTTTTCAATGAAGGATTTAATAAATGTGATCCTTCTCATTATAATACAATTATAAGCAATGACCTCGAATTCTATCATGATGTTGGAGGAATTACAAACGGGAAAGAAGCTTTTGTTGCCTCAATAAAAAACAATATTTGTAGTGTTCCCGGAAAAGTTAAACGGGAATTGGTTCCCGGAAGTATGAAAATATATCCTTTGTACAAGGATAAAGTTTTGTATGGATTCATTCAGGAAGGAGATCATGAATTTTTTCATCATAACAATGGAAAATGGGAAAAATCCGGACGTGCAAAATTTACCCATCTATGGATTTCAGAAGACCAACAATGGAAGCTTAAAAGGGTACTGAGTTTTGATCACCATTAAGTATATATTGAATGAAAAAAACAAGAAAAGCAACCGTTCAGGATTTGTCACAGCTATCTAAACTGTTTGACCAATACAGGATTTTTTATCATAAAGAATCCGATATTCCAGGCGCCGAAAGTTTCTTGAAAGACAGGCTTGAACATAAAGATTCTGAAATTTTTGTTGCAGAAGAAAATGAACAATTGACAGGTTTTGTACAATTGTATCCAATTTTTTCATCCACAAGAATGAAAAGATACTGGTTACTGAATGATTTGTACGTTAATAAGAATCATAGAGGAAAAGGTTATTCTAAAGAACTCATTGAAGAATCTAAAGAATTATGTAAATCCTCAAAAGCTTGTGGGCTTTTGCTGGAAACAGGGAAAAGTAACGATATAGGAAATCAGCTATATCCAGCCAGCGGTTTTGAATTATATGATTCCGCTAACTTCTATGAATGGACCAACCCAGAACAATAATCATAAGTAATGAGTAATAAGTGACAAGTAATTATATCGATTGATTATTTTCATTACCCATTACCCATTACCCATTACCCATTACTAATACTAATAGCATACTCATCACATGACAGATTTTCAAAAATACATCCAAAGATATCTGGATCTTATCCCATCCGAAAACTGGTTGGAAGAACTCAATAGATCAGGAGAAAAAACGATAGATGTTTTTTCTAAATTAACAGAAGGACAATCTCACTTTGCTTATGCAGAAGGAAAATGGACCTTGAAAGAAATGTTACTGCACTTATCAGATACAGAAAGAGTTTTTCAATACAGGGTTTTAGCCGTTGCAAGAGGCGAAAAAAAAGACCTTCCAGGCTTTGATGAAAATGATTATGCCAATAATTCTTTTGCCAATGAAAGGAGTTTACAATCCTTGATTGAGGAGTATAAAATTGTGAGAAAATCCTCTAAAATGTTATTGGAAAGCCTTCATCCAACTGCTTTAGCCACTATAGGAAATGCAAATGGAAATGAGATTTCAGTTGAAACAATAGGAAAGCTTATTGTAGGGCATAATTATCATCATCTGAACATTATTGATGAAAGGTATTTGCCGAATTTAAAATAATAGATCATTGTATTTTTTCAGAATACAGACAGATATAAGAACGGGCTTTTAGCCCGTTTTTTTATAGGTTTTGGCTAAAGCCAAATTGGATTTGATTTTAAAAGAATTGAATCCTTAAATAGTAGCCTTTGTATGTTGTACTATTCAACTAACACAAATATTATCAATAGAGATGGGCTTTAGCCAAAACCTATTATAAAATTTTTTATTTTTGATAAAAATACAATGTCATTTATCAATATTTACATTCATCTCATATTCTCCACGAAGAATAGAGTTCCTTATTTGAACAGTTTAGACTTAAGAATAAAGGTATGGAAGCATATAAAAGAAAATGCCTCTGAAAAAGGTATTTATCTGGATATGGTTAATGGCTATTCGGATCACTGCCATTGTTTAATTTCTTTAGGTTCCGGACAAAATATTGAGAAAATAGTACAATTAATAAAAGGCGAATCTTCCTATTGGATTAATAGAAATAAGCTAACCATA from Chryseobacterium piperi encodes:
- a CDS encoding GNAT family N-acetyltransferase, translated to MILRQERETDYPQVFKVVEQAFKDAEHSDHQEQFLLEKLRKSEAFIPELSIVAEINDEVVGHILFTKLNIKNGLETFTSLALAPVSVQPEYQGKGIGSQLINHGHTVAKELGYQSVILIGHENYYPKFGYVKTSDFGIYFPFDLPEENGMAIELIQDGLKNIKGVVEYPKEFGIE
- a CDS encoding GNAT family N-acetyltransferase, whose protein sequence is MQLETERLILRELDENDTERLFLLDSNPEVVKYVGSPPAKDIKESEKMIKMIQQQYKDNGLGRLAVVEKESGLLIGWSGLKLLTKEINGYKNVYELGYRFIPEFWGKGYAVESAKASLDFGFNDLHAKTIYACAHCENDGSNHILRKLGFEKTGEFEEPDGLCFWYELKREKYDSK
- the gldB gene encoding gliding motility lipoprotein GldB — translated: MKIFRTIALSSILVLGLYSCKKESQNPWKIELKEPVEKIELTDISKQFYDQAIPLSQFKTEFPWFQGTVSDSDFAKRRTDTEEIKIYKEAISKIDGQKLQKELQELFARIKYYFPKFKRPKVYLFSSALQMIQDPIFYDEKGNLLFIDITGFMGDKNPNYKGLELYFQKSMNPNNIVPKVSRMFAENIVPFSADHQKFIDQLMFNGKVMILQDAFLPDTPDYLKINYTKQQYDWAAANEANIWNYFVESNLIFGDDPRLVERFIAPGPFSKFYTEIDNESSPQIGIFTGWQVCKKYLQEKPEKKLTDFLKMDATEIFNQSGYKPSVTK
- the gldC gene encoding gliding motility protein GldC, yielding MRKTQITIDVELDENHIPETITWNAQDGGIEKEETKATMISVWDEKAMEALRIDLWTKEMPVDQMKMFIHQILVSLGNTYQRATGEEDVAQWIEQMAEEFAVKSAIKM
- a CDS encoding cystathionine gamma-synthase, translating into MNFNTKVIHGGQHHESATGSVNVPVFLTSTFAQKSPGVHSGYEYSRAANPTRQALEDSLASIENGARGLAFGSGLAAIDCVLKLLNPGDEVIAVDDLYGGTYRMFTRLFEKYQLKFTFVNFDDVSKIADVITDKTKLIWVETPTNPLMKLVDIKAVVDIAKGKDILVAVDNTFATPYIQRPIDLGADIVMHSATKYLGGHSDVIAGALVAKDAELGEKLHFIQFASGGILGPHDSYLVLRGIKTLALRMQRHSDNGLAVAKYLETHPAVDKVIYPGLESHPQYELAKSQMKESGGMVSFTFKSGKKEDAIKFLEKVKVFTLAESLGGVESLANHPALMTHASIPAEKRAELGITDDLVRLSVGIEDAEDLIADLERAFS
- a CDS encoding nuclear transport factor 2 family protein, translated to MRRASIIFFLGIFSQTLYSQVKTTDELYQTAKKLDSLVFNEGFNKCDPSHYNTIISNDLEFYHDVGGITNGKEAFVASIKNNICSVPGKVKRELVPGSMKIYPLYKDKVLYGFIQEGDHEFFHHNNGKWEKSGRAKFTHLWISEDQQWKLKRVLSFDHH
- a CDS encoding GNAT family N-acetyltransferase — encoded protein: MKKTRKATVQDLSQLSKLFDQYRIFYHKESDIPGAESFLKDRLEHKDSEIFVAEENEQLTGFVQLYPIFSSTRMKRYWLLNDLYVNKNHRGKGYSKELIEESKELCKSSKACGLLLETGKSNDIGNQLYPASGFELYDSANFYEWTNPEQ
- a CDS encoding DinB family protein is translated as MTDFQKYIQRYLDLIPSENWLEELNRSGEKTIDVFSKLTEGQSHFAYAEGKWTLKEMLLHLSDTERVFQYRVLAVARGEKKDLPGFDENDYANNSFANERSLQSLIEEYKIVRKSSKMLLESLHPTALATIGNANGNEISVETIGKLIVGHNYHHLNIIDERYLPNLK